A DNA window from Phragmites australis chromosome 11, lpPhrAust1.1, whole genome shotgun sequence contains the following coding sequences:
- the LOC133884016 gene encoding secreted RxLR effector protein 161-like: MEPRIKLSKESSTPPVDATMYKRLVGSLRYLVNTRPDLAFSVGYVSRFMEEPHEDHLAAVKHILRYIAGTRDLGLFYARKKNQQPALLGFRDSDLAGDVDSRKSTTGVLLFLGDSAISWQSTKQNLVALSSCEAEYIAAATAAYQGVWLAWLLSEIL; the protein is encoded by the coding sequence ATGGAGCCAAGAATCAAGCTGTCCAAGGAAAGCTCAACCCCACCTGTTGATGCAACAATGTACAAGAGATTGGTAGGCAGCCTCAGGTATTTGGTCAACACTCGGCCTGATCTTGCTTTTTCAGTGGGATATGTCAGCAGATTCATGGAGGAGCCCCATGAGGATCATCTTGCAGCAGTGAAGCACATTCTGAGATACATTGCTGGGACAAGAGATTTGGGGCTGTTTTATGCCAGGAAGAAAAATCAGCAGCCTGCATTGCTAGGGTTCAGGGATAGTGATCTGGCAGGAGATGTGGATAGTAGAAAGAGTACTACTGGGGTTCTGTTATTTTTGGGTGATAGTGCAATCAGTTGGCAATCTACTAAGCAAAATTTAGTAGCATTATCAAGTTGTGAGGCCGAGTACATTGCTGCTGCTACAGCTGCCTACCAAGGAGTTTGGCTTGCCTGGCTATTGTCTGAAATTCTATAG